Proteins co-encoded in one Vibrio fortis genomic window:
- the dnaX gene encoding DNA polymerase III subunit gamma/tau, whose product MSYLALARKWRPTKFKEVVGQAHVLTALENALSQNRLHHAYLFSGTRGVGKTTIGRLFAKGLNCETGITSTPCGECATCKEIDEGRFVDLLEIDAASRTKVEDTRELLDNVQYKPARGRFKVYLIDEVHMLSRHSFNALLKTLEEPPEYVKFLLATTDPQKLPVTILSRCLQFHLKPISVDNIHEQLDHILEEENVTTESRALGMIAHAADGSMRDALSLTDQAIALGNGNVATDIVSHMLGTLDTDQAIHLLEAISSKQPQTAMSCIQALAENGVEWDGLLNQLATQLHRLAMYQALPASLDKAQPDAEKIELLAQALSPQDVQLYYQIVLKGREDLPLSPTARVGIEMVVLRMLAFRPAAEISSSAISTEPAEPKVASAPVSAPSQGLQPATPMQSTNQTQPMAAPQQQGPAAQPMSSSMQPQGYGQPSAPQYSEPQGYPDSGYMSGPQDMPPAYDDHGQYGAPSAPMSNQQAAPAPSQPVTQSQPAPERPASPVSGLRHQLRSQRKGAAPSAKGSAPKKAKATPAKTSVLDRVAQQHGGSERVSPASLPAASTQNVTDDNEPYRWKPSKPVVKEVSKELTPTQIRRALEHVKTPEMTEKLLHESIAQDEWSATIQKLETAKLVEQLALNSVFSKNGTSISLMLRPTQAHLNTDKAQSELLQSLNAVLGEECHLSVEIGESGETPLELRERLYQGKLKDAFTSLENDANVQFIEKRFAAELDRDSVRPI is encoded by the coding sequence ATGAGCTATCTAGCGTTAGCGCGAAAATGGCGGCCAACGAAGTTTAAAGAAGTCGTTGGTCAAGCCCATGTTTTAACAGCTTTAGAAAATGCACTTAGCCAAAACAGGTTGCACCATGCATACCTGTTTAGCGGGACTCGAGGTGTCGGTAAAACGACCATCGGCCGCTTGTTTGCTAAGGGTCTAAACTGTGAAACAGGCATTACCTCTACACCTTGTGGTGAGTGTGCAACCTGTAAAGAGATCGACGAAGGTCGTTTTGTTGATCTTTTAGAGATCGATGCCGCTTCTCGAACCAAAGTGGAAGACACGCGTGAGCTATTGGACAACGTTCAATACAAGCCTGCTCGTGGTCGCTTTAAGGTTTACCTTATCGATGAAGTTCATATGCTCTCTAGGCACAGTTTCAATGCGCTTCTAAAAACCTTAGAAGAACCGCCTGAGTACGTGAAATTTCTGTTGGCGACAACGGATCCTCAGAAGCTGCCGGTAACGATTTTGTCTCGCTGCCTGCAGTTCCACCTGAAGCCAATCAGCGTTGACAACATTCATGAGCAGCTCGATCACATCCTAGAAGAAGAGAATGTGACCACTGAGTCTCGCGCTCTGGGGATGATTGCACACGCGGCTGACGGCAGTATGCGTGATGCGTTGAGCTTAACGGATCAAGCAATCGCATTGGGTAATGGCAACGTAGCGACTGACATTGTTTCTCATATGTTAGGCACGCTAGATACTGATCAAGCGATCCATTTACTCGAAGCTATTAGCAGCAAGCAACCGCAAACGGCAATGTCGTGTATCCAAGCGCTAGCTGAAAACGGTGTAGAATGGGATGGCTTGCTCAATCAGCTAGCGACTCAGTTGCACCGATTAGCTATGTATCAAGCTCTGCCAGCATCGTTAGATAAAGCACAGCCAGACGCAGAGAAGATCGAGCTTCTCGCTCAAGCGCTTAGCCCGCAAGATGTACAGCTTTATTATCAGATCGTACTGAAAGGTCGCGAGGATCTGCCTCTTTCGCCAACCGCTCGCGTTGGTATTGAGATGGTCGTTCTGAGAATGTTGGCATTCCGCCCGGCTGCAGAGATTTCGTCAAGTGCGATCTCAACAGAGCCCGCAGAGCCGAAAGTAGCGAGCGCTCCAGTAAGCGCACCTTCACAAGGCTTGCAGCCAGCTACGCCAATGCAGTCTACCAATCAGACTCAGCCAATGGCCGCACCTCAGCAGCAAGGTCCAGCAGCGCAGCCTATGTCAAGCTCTATGCAACCACAAGGCTACGGGCAACCTAGCGCGCCACAATATTCAGAGCCTCAGGGCTACCCTGACTCTGGTTACATGAGCGGCCCACAGGATATGCCTCCAGCGTATGATGACCATGGGCAATATGGTGCACCTTCTGCGCCAATGAGCAATCAACAGGCAGCGCCTGCTCCAAGCCAACCTGTGACACAAAGTCAGCCTGCACCTGAGCGACCAGCATCGCCGGTAAGCGGTTTGCGTCATCAGTTACGCTCTCAGCGTAAAGGTGCAGCACCATCTGCAAAAGGCAGCGCTCCAAAAAAGGCTAAAGCGACACCAGCTAAAACTTCAGTTCTCGACCGAGTTGCTCAGCAACACGGTGGTTCTGAGCGGGTGTCGCCAGCTTCTCTCCCTGCAGCATCGACACAAAATGTAACTGATGATAATGAACCTTATCGTTGGAAACCGTCTAAACCTGTAGTGAAAGAAGTCTCGAAAGAGCTAACACCTACTCAGATAAGACGCGCTTTAGAGCACGTTAAAACGCCTGAGATGACGGAAAAGCTGCTGCATGAGTCGATTGCTCAAGATGAATGGTCGGCGACTATACAAAAGCTTGAAACGGCGAAACTGGTTGAGCAGTTAGCACTGAACTCAGTGTTCAGTAAAAACGGCACCTCAATTAGCCTGATGTTACGACCAACACAAGCACACTTAAATACTGATAAAGCGCAAAGCGAATTGCTGCAGTCGCTGAACGCCGTATTAGGTGAAGAGTGTCATTTAAGTGTTGAGATCGGCGAATCAGGCGAAACGCCACTAGAATTACGTGAGAGGCTTTATCAAGGCAAGTTGAAAGATGCTTTCACCAGCCTTGAGAATGACGCCAATGTCCAGTTCATTGAAAAGCGCTTTGCAGCGGAACTGGATAGAGACAGCGTTCGTCCAATTTAG
- the apt gene encoding adenine phosphoribosyltransferase, with translation MNTEKIALIKSSIKSIPDYPKAGILFRDVTSLMEDPAAYKATIELLVDTYKDMGFTKVVGTEARGFLFGAPLALELGVGFVPVRKPGKLPRQTVAQSYELEYGTDTLEIHTDAISEGDKVLMVDDLLATGGTIEATTKLIRQLGGVVDHAAFVINLPEIGGDKRLEGLGLEVFSICEFDGH, from the coding sequence ATGAACACAGAAAAAATCGCTCTGATCAAATCAAGCATCAAAAGCATTCCTGACTACCCAAAAGCGGGTATTCTATTTCGTGACGTAACCAGCCTAATGGAAGACCCTGCTGCGTACAAAGCGACGATCGAACTGCTAGTGGATACCTACAAAGATATGGGCTTCACTAAAGTCGTTGGTACGGAAGCTCGCGGTTTCCTATTTGGTGCACCACTAGCGCTTGAATTGGGTGTTGGTTTTGTTCCTGTTCGCAAGCCAGGCAAGTTACCACGTCAAACAGTGGCACAGTCTTATGAGCTTGAGTACGGCACAGATACTCTTGAGATCCACACTGATGCGATCTCAGAAGGCGATAAAGTGCTGATGGTCGATGACCTTCTAGCAACAGGTGGTACGATTGAAGCAACTACTAAACTGATTCGTCAGCTTGGTGGCGTTGTAGACCACGCAGCCTTTGTTATTAATCTTCCAGAAATTGGCGGTGACAAGCGCTTAGAAGGTCTAGGCCTTGAAGTGTTTAGCATCTGCGAATTTGACGGTCATTAA
- a CDS encoding YbaB/EbfC family nucleoid-associated protein, whose amino-acid sequence MFGKGGMGNLMKQAQQMQDRMQKLQEEIANMEVTGESGAGLVKVTITGSHSVRRVDIDESLMEDDKEMLEDLIAAAFNDAARRVEETQKEKMAGVTGGMQLPPGMKMPF is encoded by the coding sequence ATGTTTGGTAAAGGTGGTATGGGCAACCTAATGAAGCAAGCCCAGCAGATGCAAGATCGCATGCAAAAGCTTCAAGAAGAAATCGCAAATATGGAAGTAACCGGTGAATCTGGTGCTGGCCTAGTAAAAGTAACGATCACTGGTAGCCACAGTGTACGTCGTGTTGATATCGATGAAAGCCTAATGGAAGACGATAAAGAGATGCTTGAAGATCTTATCGCTGCGGCATTCAACGATGCGGCTCGTCGCGTTGAAGAGACTCAAAAAGAGAAAATGGCTGGCGTAACTGGTGGTATGCAACTTCCACCAGGTATGAAGATGCCTTTCTAA